A stretch of DNA from Oryzomicrobium terrae:
CGGATGCGGCGGGTCGGCGTGCCGTGGCCGTAGCGGGTCACCACCAGGCCGGAGAGGCCGGACAGATCGCCGTGCCAGTGCTTTTCCGCCCAGGCTTCGACGGCAGCGGCCATGGCGGCGGCGGCCTTGCCGGCGCCCACTACCACCAGCCGGCCGGAGGCGTGGCCCAGGGCCGCCGGATTGGGCAGAAAACGGTCGAGGAAGGGCGGCAGCACCACCGCCGGATCGGCGGCGGCCACGGCGGCGTCGAACAGGGCGCGCAGCAGGTCGCGGGGGGAAGTCATGGCGTGTCTCCAGGGGATTGGGCGTGCTTTGGCGTGCGTTCAGGCTTATACGGTTGGAGGGCCGGGCGCCCGGGGAATTCACCCCGCGCGGCGGCGGTAGGGGGCGAACCAGCCCAGGCCGGCCTCGGTGCCCGCGGCCAGGTTGGCGGGCTTGTATTCGCAGCCGATCCAGCCGTCGTAGCCGAGGCGTTCCAGGATGGCGAAGAGGAAGGGGTAGGCGATCTCGCCGCTGCCCGGCTCGCCCCGGCCCGGGTTGTCGGCCACTTGCAGGTGGCCGATGCGCGGTACGGGTCCGGCCAGGCCATATTCCAAAGTGCGGGCCAGGTCGCCCTCCATGATCTGGGCGTGGTACAGGTCGTACTGGACGCGGACGTTGGCCTCGCCGATCGCATCGAGCAGGGCGAAGGCGGCCCGGGGCGAGTCGAGCCAGTAGCCGGGCATGTCGATGCGGCTGTTGATCGGCTCAATCATCAAGGTGATGCCGTCCGCCGCCAGAGTGCGGGCGGCATGGCGGATGTTGGCCAGGTAGGTGGCGCGCACCAGCTCAGGATCGGCGCCAATCGGGGGAATGCCGGCCATGGCGTGGAGCCGGGTGCAACCGAGGGTTTCGGCATAGCGGCGAGCCTGATCGAGGCCGGCGCGAAAGTCCGCCTCCCGCCCGGGCAGGGCCGCCAGGCCCCGCTCCCCCGCCGCCCAGTCGCCGGCGGGCAGGTTGAAGAGGGCCTGGGTGAGATCGTGGGCCGTCAGCCGGGCCCGGATGTCCGCGGCGGGAAAATCGTAGGGAAACAGGTACTCGACCCCGGCGAAGCCCGCCTCTGCGGCGGCGGCGAAGCGGTCGAGAAAGGGCCGGTCGGCGAACAGGAAGGTCAGGTTGGCGGCGAACTTGAGCATGGCGGCGTAAAAGTGCGGAGTAAGCGGCGGGGCGACTCGTTATAATCCCGAGTGTTTTCGTCAACCATCACCGAAGGTCAGGATTAGATCATGGGCAATCGTCTTTCGAAAATCGTCACCCGCACCGGCGATGCCGGCACCACCGGCCTGGGCGACGGCTCCCGGGTGGGCAAGGATAGCCCGCGCATCGACGCCCTGGGCGAAGTAGACGAGCTCAACTCCCTGATCGGCGTGCTGCGCGCCACCGCCCTGCCCGAGTCCATCGCGGCCCGGGTCCAGGAGGTGCTCTCGGTGGTCCAGCACGACCTGTTCGATCTGGGTGGCGAGCTGTGCATCCCCGGCGCCACCACCATGAAGGCCGAGCAGGTGGCCCAACTGGAAGAATGGGCCGAGGAGTTCAACGCCGCCCTCACCCCGCTCAAGGAATTCATCCTGCCCGGCGGCACTTCAGCTGCCGCCCACGCCCACCTGGCCCGCACCGTGTGCCGCCGCGCCGAGCGCAGCGTGGTGCACCTGGCCCACCACGAAAAAGTCTCGGAATTTGCGCGCCGCTACCTGAACCGCCTCTCCGACCTGCTCTTCATCCTCGGCCGCAGCTTGAACAAGGAAGCCGGCGGCAGCGACGTGCTATGGCGGCACAACCGGGGCCAGCAGGGCTAAGACAAAGACAGCGGCGTAGGCGCTATCGCTCGCGACGGCGCCGCCACCGGGGTTCCCCGGCCCTTATTCCCCTTCCCCTAGCACCCCTCTCCCGCGCCCTTCCCCCTGGGCCCGGCCTGACCGGGCCTGCCAAAAGGGCCACGACGGGCTGCGGCGCCGGGCCTCCGCTGCAAGCGGCGTGGGGTCGGGGCCCGGCCTCTGCCGAGGTAAGGGGTGCGGCAGGTACCACCCTGAAACTCCCCGCCAGTCCTTGTTCTCCGTCACGATGCCCTGGAGATTGGCTCAGGACGCCACTTTCCAGAGGTCATGCCTGGAGAACCAATAGGGACGCGGGGTTTCACGCCTCACCATCCGAAATTCCGTCCGCACAGCCCGTACAATAACGCGCGCCCGGCGGGGGTACGGAAGTCGGCCCGGCATCCCCGCTGACCCCAATGCCCCCGATGCCCCCGTGGCCCCCGCTGCCGCCTCCAGCTATCCACCCGCATCCTTAACGCCCCTCCCCTGCCCGCGCCTCCGGCCGGCCAGGACGGCGCGGGGCAGACACACACCACCCGCCTCGAAAGCCGCCCGTGTTCGAAATCCTCAACCTCCTCTACCTCGGCGCCACCGTCGCCGCGCAAAGCCTGACCATCGTCGCCAACGCCACCAGCGACATTCCCATCCAGGAGGGCGTGCGGGTCTACGCGGTACGGATGAAGCAACAGGCGCCGCTGTGGGCCGATCACTGCCTCTACGACGGCGTGATGGTCGAGTTCGCCCGGGATTGGGAAACGGTGCAGCCCTTCACCGACAACGTCCTGCCCCCGGAGCCGGACAAGCCCGTGGGCTATGCCCTGATCCTCACCCGCGAGAATTGCCCGAACAAGCCGGAACGCCCGATCTTCAACACCGGCGACAGCTTCTTCTCGCCGCTCTTTGGCAGACGCTACGTGATCCGCGACGGCAACCGGATGGATACCCAGGACTACGCCGGGGCCAAGGAAGAGTCCCGTCCGAAATGGATGCCCCAAGTGCTCAAAACCATCGCGGCGGAAGCCGGGAGCAATCCGGTGGCCCGGGACTTCCTGGCCGAGCTGGAGCGGCGCGAGCAGGCCGCCGCGGCGGTACCGCCTGCGGGCGCCAGCCCCCGGGAGGGCGCGGCGGAGCGGGGGCAATCCGGCGGGGACAAGATGGATCAGGTGGAGCAGCTGGAGCAACAAGACGGCGCCGCCACGGTGGCGGAAACAGCGATGCGCCGGTAAGTCGGGGCCTGGGCGGTTTGCCAGGCCCGGGCCGGCTCAGCCGGCGGCTCTGGCCAGGACGCCGGGCAGGCTTTCCAGGTAGGCCGGCAGGTCAGAGGCGGCCAGGGGTTTGCTGAAGAAGTGGCCCTGGATTTCCTGGCATGCCCGGTCGCGGAAGAAGCCCGCCTGGTCGGCGGTTTCCACCCCTTCGGCCACCACCTTGAGGTCCATGCGCTGGGCCATGGAGATGATGGCGTCTACGATCACCGCGTCGTCCTGGTTCTCGGTCACTTCCGAGACCAGGGAGCGGTCGATCTTGAGGGTATCGACGGGCAGGCGGCGCAACACGTTGAGGTTGGAATAGCCGACGCCGAAGTCGTCCAGGGTGATGCCGACGCCGAGCTTCTTCAGGTCGGACAGCACCAGCAGGTTGCGCTCGCCGTCCTGCATCAGCACCTGCTCGGTGAATTCGAATTCGAAGGCCTCGCCGGACACCCCGGCCTCGGCCAGGATGCGGGCGAAATTGGCGGCAAAATCCGGCTGCTTGAGCTGGGCGGCGCACAGGTTGATCGACACCCGCACCGCCGCCACGCCGGCATCGCGCCAGGCAGCCAGCTGCCGGGCCGCCTCGGCCAGCACCCACAGGGACAGGGGCACGATGAAGCCGCTTTCCTCGGCCAGGGGAATGAAGTCCCGGGGCAGCAGCAGCCCCCGCTCCGGATGGTGCCAGCGGATCAGGGCCTCGACACCGAGCAGGCGCCCGCTCGGGTTGTCCACCTGGGGCAGGTAGAGCAGTTCGAACTCGCCCCGGTCCAGGCCCTGGCGCATGTCGTGCTCCAGGGAAAGGCGGGTCAGGGCGCCGGATTCCAGCTCGGGGCTGAAAAACTGGAAATTGTTGCGGCCGACGCTCTTGGCCCGGTACATGGCCAGGTCGGCATGGGTGAGCAGGGTGTCGGCCAGCTCGCCGTCGTTGGGGAAGCAGGCGATGCCGATGCTGGCCGAAATGGCCAGGTCGTCGCCCTTGTGGCGGAAGGGACGGGCCAGGGCGGCCACCAGCTTTTCCGCCACCCGGCCGGCATCCTGGGGCTCGCGCAGGGCCGGCAGGAGGATGACGAATTCGTCGCCACCGAGGCGCGATACGGTGTCCTCCTCGCGCACGCAGGAGAGCAGGCGCCGCGCCGCTTCCTGCAGCACCATGTCGCCGACCTTGTGGCCGAGGGAATCGTTCACCAGCTTGAAGCGGTCCAGGTCCACGAACAACACGCCGACGGTTTCGCCGGAGCGGCGAGCGTGGATCAGAGCCTGGTCGAACCGGTCGGAAAAGAGCACCCGGTTGGGCAGGTCGGTGAGGGCGTCGTAGTGGGCCAGGTACTGGATGCGCGCCTCGGCCTCCTTGCGCTCGGAGATGTCGGACCAGGCCACCACGTAATGCAAGATGCGCCCGTCGCCGTCGCGCACCACGTCCAGGGCGCGCCATTCCGGGTAGAGCTCGCCGTTCTTGCGCCGGCTCCACAGTTCGCCGCGCCAGTGGCCGTTCTCTTGCACCGTGCGCCACATCACCTCGATGAAGGCCTCGCCCTCGATGGCGCCGTCGAGTTCGCGCAGGTCGCGGCCGAGCACCTCGTCCCGGGCGTAGCCGGTGATGCGGGTGAAGGCGTCGTTGGCGTCCACCACGGTCCAGGCGGCGTCGGCGATGAGGATCGCCTCGCTGCTGGCGGCGAACACTTGGGCGGCGAGTTTCTGGCGGGATTCGAGGGCGGCGGTATACGCCAGGGGGCCGAGCACGCCGAGCAGGGTGTCGACCATCACCGGCTTCAACACGTAACGGTCAACGCCGATCTCGATGGCCGAGATCAGGGCGTCGGCCTCGGAGTGGCCGGTGGCGATGACCACCGGGGTACCCGGGCTTTCCGCCTTGATCGCCCGGGCCAGGGCCAGGCCGTCGAGACCGGGCATGACCAGGTCGGTGATGACCACGTCGGGGTGCGCCTGGCGGAAGCAGGCCAGGCCTTCCTCGCCGTTGCCGGCCTGCAGCACCGTGCCGACCCGCTTGGCCAGGGGCAAGGCGATGGCGGCGCGAATGACCGGATCATCTTCCACCAGCAACACGGTCAGGCGCTGCAGTGGGTCGCCCACCGGGGCGATGGCCGTCAGGACATCGACCGGCAGTGAGGACGAGGAAGAAGCGGCATTCATCGCAAAGGGAAGGCAGCCGTAAAAGTGTTGAAGTAAAAGGGGATTTTATCCTCTCGACATGCGCGCCGCCAGTCAGGCGTAAACGGGCACGGCGAAAGTCAGGAAAGCAGCCAGAGAACCGCGCCCAGCCACAAGCCGGCGGTTACCAGTAGGTGGGAATCGAGGATCTCGGTGGTGGGATCGCCCCCGCCGCCACGGCGGTGGAGCAGAAAAAGGTAACGAAAAATGCCATAGACAACGAACGGCACGGTGTACACCAGGTAGCGGGTGCCATGCAGGGCGACGGTTTCGGCGCTGACGGTGTACAGGCTGTAGCTGACGATGGTGGCGGCGGCGCAGATGGAAATGAGCTGGTCGAGCAGCACCGTGTCGTAGTCGGTGAGCACCTTGCGGTGGCTGCCGGCATCCTCGTCCAGGGTATTGAGTTCGGCGCGGCGCTTGGCGAAGCCGAGGAACAGGGTGACCATCAGGCCGCACAGCAGCAGCCAGTAGGACGGCACGATGCCGATGCCCTTGGTACCGGCCAGGATGCGCAGCATGAAGCCGGCGGCGATGATCGACACATCAAGCACCGGGATGTGCTTCCAGCCCAGGGAATAGCCCAGGTTGAGCGCCAGATAGACGGCAATGATCAGCAGCAGCGCCGGCGACACCCAGGCCCCCAGGGCCAGGGCGCCGGCGGCACACCCCAGGCCGAGAACCAGGGCGGGCGCCGGCCGGACCGTGCCGGCGGCCAGGGGCCGGCGGCACTTGCGCGGGTGCAGGCGGTCCTGCTCCCGGTCCATGTAGTCGTTACCGACATAGATGCTGGACGCCGCCAGGGAGAAGGCGGCGAAGGCCAGCAGGGCCGCCGTGACCAGTTCCGGCTGGCCCCAGCTGTGGGAAAACAGCACGCCGACCAGGACGAAGCCGTTCTTCACCCATTGCTGGGGGCGCAGGAGCTGGAGGTAGGGACGGAGCATGGTCGGACAGCGGTCAACGGTCAGCGGCAGGTTTCGCCGGGGAAGTATTTATCGGCGAAGTAGCAGGCGCTCATCGGCAGGTAGCCGGGCACCCGGTACCAGCGGTCCTTGATCTGGCGTAGCACCGTATCCCGATAGGGCTCGTAGCGGAAGCCCTGGCCGAGCACCAGGTAGAAGGTCACCCCCTCGATGGTCACGCTCTTCACGTCGACGCGGCGGAAATAGGGGCGGTAGTCGTCCAGGTTGGGCTCGGACTTGCGCACGGTGAGGATGTTCTTGCCATCCAGGGGGCGGAAGTCGGTGTAGATGTCGTCGTGGCGGGCGTGGGACGACCCCGGGCCGAAGACGATGAAGTAGCGCTGGGCGTCGTAGCCCAGGGTCACGGCGTTGGAATAACCATCGCTGGCGAAGACGTAGTCGGCTTCGTAGGGCTTGAGTTCGGCGAGCAGTTCCTGGGACTTCACCGTGAGCACCACCCCGTCGTACCACTTGGTGGATTTCCACCAGCTGATCGGCGCTTCGACCACCGCCGTGAGCAGCACCACGTGGACCAGGGCGAAGCCCGCCAGCCAGCGCGACAGCCGGGGCAGGCGCCCGTCGGGCAGGCCACAGGCCGCAGCCACGGCGAGCAGCGGGGCAAAGGACAGCAGCCAGTGCAGGCCGATGGTCTTGCCCACCGACATCAGGCCGAACAGGGCAAAGGGGATCAGGGCCAGCCAGTACAGGGCGCGCACGCCCGGGTCGCGCCGCCCCACTTCCAGCACCGCCCGGGTGTCGCGCCACAGGAAGGCCACCAGGAACGGGGTGAGCACGTACAGCAGGGTCACCCCGTAGGTCACCGGGTGCTGCCAGCTGATGCCCGAGTTATTGCCCTCGTGACGGTTGAAGGCGTTGAACATGACGTTGGCCCAGCCGTGGCCCTGGTTGTACCAGATGTTGAGGATCGGTCCGGGCAGGGCGAACAACACCAGCAGGAACAGGCCGCCCCAGCGCTTCTCGTCGCGGCGCACCGCCACGGTGTGGATCACGTAGGCCACCCCGAGCAGCACGGCGAAATACTTGGAGAGGAAGGCCAGGGCGAGGAACAGGCCGGCGGCGGCATGGCTGGCCAGGCACTGGCGGCGCAGGCCAGTGACGTAGGCGGTGACCGACAGCACCGACCAGAAAATCAGCGGGATGTCGGTGGTGATCAGCACGTTCACCACCGACGCCGGCAAGAGCAGCGAGAACAGGGCGGCATAGCCGGCCCGCTCCTCCCCCGCCGGCCGCGCCAAGTGCCAGGCGCAGGCTGCCACCGGCAGCGGCAGCAGGATCGCCGGCAGGCGGATCACCCATTCGGCGTGGGACAGCTTGAGCAGTAGCGCGATCCACCACCCGACCATGGGCGGGTGGTCGTAGAAGCCCCAGTCCGGCTGGACGCCCCACCAGTAGAAATAGGCTTCATCGCCGGTGATCGGCAGCTTCCAGGCGAGGAAGGCGCGAAAGGCGAAGACCACGGCCAGTCCCAGCCAGACGGCGGGGTAAGCCAGGGGGTTGGCGGTGCGGAAGGGGGTGGTCACGGGGCGATGGGCGGCAGCAAAAAAGGGAGACAGAAGGAAGAGCCCATTCCGGGCGCTCCCCGGCAAGACCGGTCGGCGAAAGGCCGGGCCGCCGAGACGGCGGCCGGCAAGGATGCAAAGGCTACGTGGTGCGTGTTACGCGCTGGCTTCGACCAGGCGGCGGGCACGCACGGCAGCGGCCAGCTGGTCGAGGATGGCCACGCTGTCGTCCCAGCCGACGCAGGCATCGGTGACGCTCTGGCCGTAAGTCAGGGGCTGGCCGGCCACCTGGTCCTGGCGCCCCTCGACGATGTTCGACTCGACCATCACGCCGATGATGCGCTCCTCGCCGCCGGCCAGCTGGGCCGCCACGTCGGTGCTGACGTCCATCTGGCGCTTGTACTGCTTGCTGCTGTTGCCGTGGGAGAAGTCGATCATCACCCGGGCAGCCAGGCCGGCGCCGGCGATGTCCTTGCAGGCCACATCCACGCTGGCGGCGTCGTAGTTGGGTGCCTTGCCGCCACGCAGGATGACGTGGCAGTCCTCGTTGCCCAGGGTGGAGACGATGGCGGTGTGGCCGGACTTGGTCACCGACAGAAAATGGTGCGGGCTCTGGGCGGCGCGGATGGCGTCCACGGCGATCTTGACGTTGCCGTCGGTGCCGTTCTTGAAGCCCACCGGGCACGACAGGCCGGACGCCAGCTCCCGGTGCACCTGGGATTCGGTGGTTCGGGCGCCGATGGCGCCCCAGGCGATCAGGTCGGCGGTGTACTGGGGGGTGATGGTGTCGAGGAACTCGGTGGCGCAGGGCAGGCCCAGCTCGTTCACGTCGAGCAGCAGCTTGCGCGCCAGGCGCAGGCCCTCGTTGATGCGGAAGCTGCCGTCCATGCGCGGATCGTTGATCAGGCCCTTCCAGCCGACGGTGGTGCGGGGCTTTTCGAAATAGACGCGCATCACCACCAAGAGGTCGTCCTGGTACTGGCGGGCCAGGGGTTCGAGGCGGCGGGCGTAGTCCAGGGCGGCATCGCTGTCATGGATCGAGCAGGGGCCGATCACCACCACCAGCCGGTCGTCGGCGCCGTGCAACACCCGGTGGATGCCCTGGCGCGCCTGGTAGGTGATCTGGGCCGCCCGGTTGCTCAGGGGATATTCGCGGAACACGTGGGCCGGCGGCACCAGTTCCTTGATCTCCTTGATGCGGACATCGTCGGTGACCGGCTTGGACGCGTTGCTGGCGGACGTATTGGCGAGAGCGGCGGAATGGAGCGACATGACAGGAATCCCGAAAAAAGGCGCTGAACCGTGGGCAGACGACGGGGAAACCCTTGATTCTACCGGACGGAGGCCCCCTCTGGGCAGGGATGGCAAGCCATGCCCCGGCACCTCCCGCCGCGGTTCTATACTTACCCCATGGCTCCCCCCATTCGACCGCCCCGCCCGCCCATGCCCCCCGGCGGCACGTCCCTGCCTTCGCCACGGGGCCGGGGCAGCGCCGCCAACATCGGCGGACGCTTCGACACCTGGCAACGGGAACGGCCGGCGGAAGTGGTCGAAGCCGACCGGCTACAGCGCGAGCAGGCCCCGGACGACACCCCGCTGCTGCCCGATCCGCGCACCGAACTGCTGATCGACACGGCGCGCAGCGTGCTCACCCGCAACCAATCGCCGGACCTGCCCTTCGACCGCTCGATCAACCCCTACCGAGGCTGCGAGCACGGCTGCGTCTATTGCTACGCCCGGCCCAGCCACAACTACCTGGGCCTGTCGCCCGGGCTGGACTTCGAAACCAAGATCTTCCACAAGCCCGACGCCCCGGAGCTGCTCGCCGCCGAACTGGCCAAGCCAGGCTACGCCTGCGCCCCCATCGCCCTGGGGGTCAATACCGACGCCTACCAGCCCCTGGAACGTCAGACCCGGCTGACCCGACGTCTGCTCGACCTGCTGCTCGCCTGCCGCCACCCGGTGATGCTGATCACCAAAGGCGCCCTGATCGAGCGCGACCTGGACCTGCTCGCCGCCCTGGCCGCCGAGAATCTGGTGACCACTGCCGTTTCCCTCACCAGCCTGTCGAGCGAGCTGTCGCGCCGCCTTGAACCCCGGGCCGCGGCACCGCAGCGGCGCCTGGCCGTCATCCGCACCCTGGCCGAGGCGGGCGTGCCGGTGGGGGTGTCCTTTGCCCCGCTGATCCCGGGGCTCAACGACCACGAGCTGGAAAAAGGCTTGGAAGCGGCCCGCCGGGCCGGCGCCGCCTGGGCCCACTACGGCGTGCTGCGTCTGCCCCACGAAGTGGCGCCCCTGTTCGAGGACTGGCTGGCCCGCCACGCCCCGGGCAAGGCCGCCCGGGTGATGGCTGTCCTCTACGACATGCGTGGTGGCCAGCGCAACGACCCGCGCTTTGGCCACCGCCTGCGCGGCCTGGGCCACTACGCCGAGCTGATGGCCCAGCGCTTCCGCCTCGCCCACAAGCGCCTCGGCTACGGCGAGGCGCCGCACCTGGATTGCAGCCGCTTCACCCCACCGGCTGTCCCCAGGCAAGGCCCCGCCAACCCCCAGCTGTCCCTGTTCTGATGCGGGGCCACGCGGCCTGGGTAGAGCGCCACGGCAACGCATTTGGCATAATTCGCACTCACGCCGGCACGGCGGGCCACCACCACGAGGGATGCGGAAAAACATGGGGATCGACCAACGGGGCGGGCACGACGCCCGGGCCAAAGCACGTTTCCACCTGCCCGAAGCGGAAAAGATGCGCCGCCTGAACGCGTTGCGCCACGCCCTGCAGCGGGCGACGCCGCAATCCGGAGAGCGTCCGGGTCGGCACCCGACCGGGCACTACTCCCGTACCATCCTGGCCCCCCTGTGCTTCTTTCTCGGCCTGGGCGCCCTGGCCTTCGCCTTCTTTTCCTGGCTGGGCAGCCCGACAGTGCGCCAGGCGGGGACACGGATGGAAATCGTCATCCCCGCGGCCCTGGACGGCCATCACTACCTCGACGGCGCGATCAACGGCCAGCCGGTCACCTTCCTGATCGACAGCGGGGCCAGTTACGTCTCGGTCAGCCATGGTCTGGCGCAGCAACTGGGGTTGGCCCGGGGGAACAGCGCCACCTTCATGACGGCGACGGGCCCGGTGTCCGGCCAGATCGTGGCCGATCAGGCGGTGGCGGCGGGCGGCTTCGGCCCGCTGCCCCTATCGGTCAGCGTCATGCCCGGGTCCCGGCCCATGGCCCTGCTCGGCCAGAATTTTCTGCGCCACGTCGAAACCGTGCAGGCGAACCGGCAATTGATCCTGCGTGGCACTGCCTTGCCGGCCAGCAAAGCCCCCTCGCCCGCCCGAATCCGAGCGCCGTGGGTGGCCCTGACCGGGGTGGCCCTGCTGATCGCCGCCCTGGCACTGCGCAGCGGGCGCCGGCCTTGAGTCCTGGCTGAGTCCTGGCTGAGTCCTGCGCTGGGTTCAGGCCGGGTCCTGGCTAGGCAGGCTTGCCCCCGCCGGAAGCCCCCGGCTTACCAGCGCCGGTAAGGCCAGCGCGGGAAGGGGCTGTAGAAGGGGTCGCGGCAGGCCATGCTGCCTTGCTGGTAACCCTGCTGAAAACTCAGCTCCTGGCGTTTCTGGGCGTCCCGGTTGATGTCCTGCTCGCGCTGCAGCAGGCGGGTGGCGCAATCAGTTTCCTTGGCCGACTGGCGCAGGGCGTAGATACCGTCCAGCACCGCCACGGGCAGGCCCTGGCGGGTCAGTTCGAGGACCTTGGCGGGGGGCAGGTCCAGGTCGCCGCCGCGCACCCGGGCCTCGGCGACGATCTCGTCCACCGTTTTCTTTTCCTTGACCAGGCGCTTGACCTCTTCCCAGGTCAGGGGCGGCTTGGGCGGCGGCAGCGGCGCCGCCGGGGCGATCACCGTCTCGGTGCCGGCCCGGGGCAACGGGGGGCCCGCAGGCCCAGGACTGGCGCAGCCTGCCAGCAAGGCACTGGCAAGAATGAGTACTGGCGCGGCTTTCACGGCATACCGTCTGGAGATGCCCGACTGGCGCGGGGTTTCGGGCAGGGGGTGGCGGACGGCCATGGCTCAGGCGGTACCGCCCACGGTCAGGCCGTCGATGCGCACGGTGGGCATGCCGACGCCCACGGGCACGCTCTGGCCTTCCTTGCCGCAGGTGCCGACGCCGGAATCCAGGGCCATGTCGTTGCCCACCATCTTGACGTGGGTCAGGGCATCGGCGCCGTTGCCGATCAGAGTGGCCCCCTTGATCGGGTACATGATCTTGCCGTTCTCGACCCAATAGGCCTCGCTCATGGAGAAGACGAACTTGCCATTGGTGATGTCCACCTGGCCACCGCCGAAGTTCACCGCGTAGACGCCCTTCTTCACCGACTTGATGATCTCTTCCGGCGATTTGTCGCCGGCCAGCATGTAGGTGTTGGTCATGCGCGGCAGGGGCAGGTGGGCAAAGGATTCGCGCCGGCCGTTGCCGGTGGGGGCGACGCCCATCAGGCGGGCGTTGAGGCTGTCCTGCATGTAGCCCTTGAGGATGCCGTCCTCGATCAGCACGGTGCGCTGGGTCGGGTTGCCCTCGTCATCGATGTTGAGGGAGCCGCGCCGGTCGGGGATGGTGCCGTCGTCCACCACGGTGACGCCCTTGGCCGCCACCCGCTGGCCCATCTTGCCGGCGAAGGCCGAGCTGCCCTTGCGGTTGAAGTCGCCCTCCAGGCCGTGGCCCACTGCCTCGTGCAGCAGGATGCCGGGCCAGCCCGGGCCGAGCACCACGGTCATGGGACCGGCGGGCGCGGGGCGGGCATCCAGGTTGGTGACCGCCTGGTGCACCGCCTCCCGGGCGTAGCGGTCGAGCATGGCCTCGTCGAAGTAGCCGTAGTCGAAGCGACCGCCGCCCCCGGCGTGGCCCTGCTCGCGCTTGCCGTTGTCCTCGACGATGACGGTGACGCCGACCCGCACCAGGGGGCGCACGTCGGCGGCCAGGCGGCCGTCGGCGCGCATCACCAGCACCACGTCGTATTCGCCGGAGAGGGAGGCCATCACCTGGGTGACCCGGGGGTCGCAGGCCCGGGCGAAAGCTTCGAGCCGCTCCAAGAGCTTGACCTTGGCTTCCGCCGGCAGGGAGGCCAGGGGGTCCTGGGCCGCATACAGGGCGCGGCCGTCCACCAGGTTGCGGCGGCGCTGGCCGGCGGCGACCCGCTTGTTCTGGCCGGCGGCGGTGATCGAGCGCACCGCCGCGGCGGCGTCCGAGAGGGCCGCCAGGCCGATGTCGTCGGAGTAGGCGAAGGCGGTCTTCTCGCCGGACACGGCGCGCACGCCGACGCCCTGGTCGATGTTGAAGCTGCCGGACTTGACGATGCCCTCTTCCAGGGCCCAGGACTCGGAACGGGTGTACTGGAAGTACAGGTCGGCGTCGTCCACGCCCGGGGCGTTGAGCTGGGTAAACACCTTGTCCAGGGCCGACTCGGACAGGTCGAAGGGGGCCAGCAGCAGGCTGTCGGCGACCGCCAGGGGGTTGGCAGCGGCGGCGGTACGGGGGGCGGTGGCTTTCTTGCTCATGAAGACTCCAGATTCGATTCGGGCCAGGATCGGGATCGCGGATGAAGCATCCCGAATCAGGGCCGACAACAGCTTAGCGCAGCGGAAGATGGCCCAGGGGCAACGGGACGTAACCGGGCGTGACCAACGTCGCCCACACCGGGATGCGCCAGGTCATAGCACCCGGTGCCTGAGGGCGGGCAGGC
This window harbors:
- a CDS encoding decaprenyl-phosphate phosphoribosyltransferase; this translates as MLRPYLQLLRPQQWVKNGFVLVGVLFSHSWGQPELVTAALLAFAAFSLAASSIYVGNDYMDREQDRLHPRKCRRPLAAGTVRPAPALVLGLGCAAGALALGAWVSPALLLIIAVYLALNLGYSLGWKHIPVLDVSIIAAGFMLRILAGTKGIGIVPSYWLLLCGLMVTLFLGFAKRRAELNTLDEDAGSHRKVLTDYDTVLLDQLISICAAATIVSYSLYTVSAETVALHGTRYLVYTVPFVVYGIFRYLFLLHRRGGGGDPTTEILDSHLLVTAGLWLGAVLWLLS
- a CDS encoding ArnT family glycosyltransferase — protein: MTTPFRTANPLAYPAVWLGLAVVFAFRAFLAWKLPITGDEAYFYWWGVQPDWGFYDHPPMVGWWIALLLKLSHAEWVIRLPAILLPLPVAACAWHLARPAGEERAGYAALFSLLLPASVVNVLITTDIPLIFWSVLSVTAYVTGLRRQCLASHAAAGLFLALAFLSKYFAVLLGVAYVIHTVAVRRDEKRWGGLFLLVLFALPGPILNIWYNQGHGWANVMFNAFNRHEGNNSGISWQHPVTYGVTLLYVLTPFLVAFLWRDTRAVLEVGRRDPGVRALYWLALIPFALFGLMSVGKTIGLHWLLSFAPLLAVAAACGLPDGRLPRLSRWLAGFALVHVVLLTAVVEAPISWWKSTKWYDGVVLTVKSQELLAELKPYEADYVFASDGYSNAVTLGYDAQRYFIVFGPGSSHARHDDIYTDFRPLDGKNILTVRKSEPNLDDYRPYFRRVDVKSVTIEGVTFYLVLGQGFRYEPYRDTVLRQIKDRWYRVPGYLPMSACYFADKYFPGETCR
- a CDS encoding putative bifunctional diguanylate cyclase/phosphodiesterase produces the protein MNAASSSSSLPVDVLTAIAPVGDPLQRLTVLLVEDDPVIRAAIALPLAKRVGTVLQAGNGEEGLACFRQAHPDVVITDLVMPGLDGLALARAIKAESPGTPVVIATGHSEADALISAIEIGVDRYVLKPVMVDTLLGVLGPLAYTAALESRQKLAAQVFAASSEAILIADAAWTVVDANDAFTRITGYARDEVLGRDLRELDGAIEGEAFIEVMWRTVQENGHWRGELWSRRKNGELYPEWRALDVVRDGDGRILHYVVAWSDISERKEAEARIQYLAHYDALTDLPNRVLFSDRFDQALIHARRSGETVGVLFVDLDRFKLVNDSLGHKVGDMVLQEAARRLLSCVREEDTVSRLGGDEFVILLPALREPQDAGRVAEKLVAALARPFRHKGDDLAISASIGIACFPNDGELADTLLTHADLAMYRAKSVGRNNFQFFSPELESGALTRLSLEHDMRQGLDRGEFELLYLPQVDNPSGRLLGVEALIRWHHPERGLLLPRDFIPLAEESGFIVPLSLWVLAEAARQLAAWRDAGVAAVRVSINLCAAQLKQPDFAANFARILAEAGVSGEAFEFEFTEQVLMQDGERNLLVLSDLKKLGVGITLDDFGVGYSNLNVLRRLPVDTLKIDRSLVSEVTENQDDAVIVDAIISMAQRMDLKVVAEGVETADQAGFFRDRACQEIQGHFFSKPLAASDLPAYLESLPGVLARAAG
- a CDS encoding cob(I)yrinic acid a,c-diamide adenosyltransferase, producing the protein MGNRLSKIVTRTGDAGTTGLGDGSRVGKDSPRIDALGEVDELNSLIGVLRATALPESIAARVQEVLSVVQHDLFDLGGELCIPGATTMKAEQVAQLEEWAEEFNAALTPLKEFILPGGTSAAAHAHLARTVCRRAERSVVHLAHHEKVSEFARRYLNRLSDLLFILGRSLNKEAGGSDVLWRHNRGQQG
- the otnI gene encoding 2-oxo-tetronate isomerase, which codes for MLKFAANLTFLFADRPFLDRFAAAAEAGFAGVEYLFPYDFPAADIRARLTAHDLTQALFNLPAGDWAAGERGLAALPGREADFRAGLDQARRYAETLGCTRLHAMAGIPPIGADPELVRATYLANIRHAARTLAADGITLMIEPINSRIDMPGYWLDSPRAAFALLDAIGEANVRVQYDLYHAQIMEGDLARTLEYGLAGPVPRIGHLQVADNPGRGEPGSGEIAYPFLFAILERLGYDGWIGCEYKPANLAAGTEAGLGWFAPYRRRAG